GGCGGCCGCATCGTGGAGGTGGACTCGCGCCCCTCGGACGCCATCGCGCTCGCCGTGCGCAGCGGGGCGGAGATCTTTGCCTCCGACGAGGTGATCGAGGAGGCCGCCGTGGTCTTCGAGGAGGGGATGGAGGAGACCTCCGAGGAGGAGGTCGTGGAGAAGTTCAAGGAGTGGATGAACCGGGTCTCCCCGGAGGACTTCAAGTAGCGCCCCACAACCCACCTTTAGCAGAGATTTAGCGGTCGTTTAACCCCCGGGACGCTTCCCCGCGTTACCCTGCCTGCGGCGTGTCACCGACCCTACCGGAGGTGCTCTCTGACATGGTCTTCGGCAGCGTGGGTACGAACCTGAACGGAGGAGGTATCTCTGGGGAGGGCCTCCTGGAAGCCCTGCGCCGGATCGCGGCCGCGGGCGCGGACTTCGCGGAGATAGGCCCGCACGAGCTGGGAGCGATGCTCGGGGGCAGGCTGGTGCCGGAGAGGATGCGCGCCCTGGAGGAGACCCTCCCCGAAACCGGGATCCGGTACACGGTGCACGCCCCGCACACCATCAACCTGATGGACCCGGACGATCCGGGCGTCCACCGGGCGATGCTGCGCGCGAGTATAGAGTTCGCCGGGAGGCTGGGGGCCTCCGTGGTGGTCTGCCACGCCGGACGCCGGGAGCCGCACCACACTCGCTGGAGACCCGCCGAGCGGCTGGCCCGGGAGGTCGAGGCGCTGCGCGAGGCCGGAAAGCTGGCCGAAGAAAGCGGGGTGACCATCGCGGTCGAGAACTCCTACCCCGAGCCGCCGGTCGTCGCCGGGAGGGCCAGCGCGCCGGCCGCCCGCCCCTCGGTTCTGGCGGAGAGGATCGCCGGGGTGGATCATCCGGCGGTGCGCGCCTGCCTGGACGTGGGACACGCGGCCGTCTCGGCGACGCTCTTCGGCTACGACCTGCTGGAGGAGTGCGCCCTCATCGGCCCGCTCACGGCCCACCTCCACCTCCACGACAACCTGGGCCGCCCGGAGCCCAGGGCGGGGATGAGCCTCGCCGAGAGGCTCGCCTCGGGATTCGGAGACCTGCACCTGCCGCCCGGCCGGGGCACCATCCCGCTGCGGAATCTGATCTCGACCGCCGGATTCCCGGAGGGGATCTCCTGCTGCGTGGAGCTCGCCCCGGGGTTCGAGGAGGCCGTGCCGGAGGCGCTCTCCGCGGCGCGGCGGCTCGGCGCGGGCACGGTGGCCGCGAAAACCTAGTCCCCGCCCGCCCGCTGCCCGGGGCCGTACTCCGGATAGCTCCGGAGGAACTCCTCCACGGAGCCCACGCCCCAGCCCACGATCACCTGAAC
The Rubrobacter xylanophilus genome window above contains:
- a CDS encoding sugar phosphate isomerase/epimerase family protein, whose translation is MVFGSVGTNLNGGGISGEGLLEALRRIAAAGADFAEIGPHELGAMLGGRLVPERMRALEETLPETGIRYTVHAPHTINLMDPDDPGVHRAMLRASIEFAGRLGASVVVCHAGRREPHHTRWRPAERLAREVEALREAGKLAEESGVTIAVENSYPEPPVVAGRASAPAARPSVLAERIAGVDHPAVRACLDVGHAAVSATLFGYDLLEECALIGPLTAHLHLHDNLGRPEPRAGMSLAERLASGFGDLHLPPGRGTIPLRNLISTAGFPEGISCCVELAPGFEEAVPEALSAARRLGAGTVAAKT